A window of Leptospira brenneri contains these coding sequences:
- the rfbC gene encoding dTDP-4-dehydrorhamnose 3,5-epimerase, with translation MKTQVFPISGPVLIFPTVHGDDRGFFLESFKASQYAEFGIPSLFKQDNHSKSNKNVLRGLHFQAPSMDQGKLVRVVRGSVLDVAVDIRKSSKTYGQHVAVTLTEKNHEIFWVPSGFAHGFLVLEDNTEFLYKVTNEYSKESEGGILFNDPSLGIDWGINSETCILSDKDRILPLLKDFVSPFV, from the coding sequence ATGAAAACTCAAGTTTTTCCAATTTCTGGGCCGGTATTAATTTTTCCAACGGTTCATGGAGATGATCGTGGTTTTTTCTTGGAATCATTTAAGGCTTCGCAATACGCAGAGTTTGGTATTCCGAGTTTATTCAAACAGGATAATCATTCAAAATCTAATAAAAATGTTTTAAGAGGTTTGCATTTTCAAGCACCCTCTATGGACCAAGGTAAGTTGGTGCGAGTGGTTCGAGGTTCAGTATTAGATGTTGCTGTGGACATAAGGAAAAGTTCGAAGACTTATGGACAACATGTTGCTGTGACCTTAACTGAAAAAAATCACGAAATTTTTTGGGTTCCTTCTGGTTTTGCTCATGGTTTTCTCGTTTTAGAAGATAATACTGAATTTTTATATAAAGTTACGAATGAATACTCAAAAGAATCAGAGGGTGGAATTTTGTTTAACGATCCATCCCTTGGTATTGATTGGGGTATCAATTCAGAAACTTGTATTTTGTCGGATAAGGATAGAATATTACCATTGTTGAAAGACTTTGTTAGTCCGTTTGTCTGA
- a CDS encoding glycosyltransferase family 2 protein, which yields MGPKISVCMATYNGEKYITEQLNSILTQLSENDEIIVSDDSSTDGTVKILQEFAANDPRIKLFLYQTFRDPIQNFQNALTKASGDFIYLSDQDDIWLEKKVETVNQFLQTFDLVLHDSIVTDENLNVTEPSFFKVFGSKKGILKNVIKSSYYGSCMAFRRKVLDNALPFPKTKEIGQDLWLGLVAELTGKVTLIEKPFIYYRRHQNTFTLRGLGGTKRNIFQIIKGRLVMFLELTKFCWKKFFST from the coding sequence ATGGGACCGAAAATTTCTGTGTGTATGGCAACTTATAACGGTGAAAAGTATATTACAGAACAACTAAACTCAATTCTCACACAACTTTCTGAAAATGATGAAATTATCGTATCGGATGATTCTTCAACAGATGGTACTGTCAAAATATTGCAAGAGTTTGCAGCTAACGATCCAAGGATCAAACTCTTCTTGTATCAAACATTTAGAGACCCAATCCAAAACTTTCAAAATGCCTTAACCAAGGCCTCGGGTGATTTCATCTACTTATCTGATCAAGATGATATATGGCTTGAAAAGAAAGTAGAAACTGTTAACCAATTTCTACAAACATTTGACTTGGTTTTACATGATTCTATAGTTACCGACGAAAATTTAAATGTAACAGAACCTTCTTTTTTTAAAGTCTTTGGATCTAAAAAGGGCATACTAAAAAACGTAATTAAAAGTTCTTATTATGGTTCCTGTATGGCATTCAGAAGGAAAGTCTTAGATAATGCACTTCCCTTCCCCAAAACCAAAGAAATTGGCCAGGACTTATGGCTTGGCCTTGTCGCAGAGTTAACAGGAAAAGTCACTTTAATCGAAAAACCATTTATATATTACCGCCGACACCAAAATACATTTACCTTAAGAGGACTCGGGGGAACAAAACGAAACATTTTCCAAATCATCAAAGGAAGGCTTGTAATGTTCCTTGAACTAACAAAGTTTTGTTGGAAAAAGTTTTTCTCTACTTAA
- the glf gene encoding UDP-galactopyranose mutase, with product MDFSKYSAVIVGSGFFGSVIAERVASELKKPVLVIEKRSHIGGNCYSEIDPETGIEFHTYGTHIFHTSNQKVWDYIQKFTEFNNYYHQVLTTFKNKVYQMPINLETINQYYGLNLKPFEVDGFLEKEKAKDKFDHPPANFEEKAISLIGRPLYEAFIKGYTKKQWNKDPKDLPEFILNRLPIRKNYNESYYYSRWQGIPKDGYGKIFEKMLSNPLITTVLNTNFFDIKDQIPTDKILIYSGPIDQYFDYKFGKLEYRTLRFEKESHPYDDFQGTSVMNYAEETVPFTRIHEPRHLHPERTYGNSTLTIKEFSSLDDGSNPYYPINDKKNTELVKDYRKEAEGLNNVFISGRLGDYKYFDMHETIDAALTLFENKISPRLK from the coding sequence ATGGATTTTTCAAAATATTCTGCTGTTATCGTTGGATCGGGTTTTTTTGGTTCCGTCATTGCCGAAAGAGTTGCTTCTGAATTAAAAAAACCTGTTTTAGTTATCGAAAAAAGAAGTCATATCGGTGGGAACTGTTACTCTGAAATTGATCCAGAAACCGGCATTGAGTTTCATACGTATGGAACTCATATCTTCCATACATCAAACCAAAAAGTATGGGATTATATCCAAAAGTTTACTGAGTTTAATAATTATTATCATCAAGTTCTTACTACTTTTAAAAATAAAGTCTACCAAATGCCGATTAATTTGGAAACAATCAATCAATATTATGGATTAAACTTAAAACCTTTCGAAGTAGATGGTTTTTTGGAAAAAGAAAAAGCAAAAGATAAATTTGATCATCCCCCGGCAAATTTTGAAGAAAAAGCAATTTCTTTGATTGGGCGTCCTTTGTATGAGGCTTTTATAAAAGGATATACAAAAAAACAATGGAATAAAGATCCAAAAGATTTACCGGAATTTATATTAAATAGACTACCAATTAGAAAGAACTATAATGAGAGCTATTATTATAGTCGTTGGCAAGGGATTCCTAAAGACGGTTATGGGAAAATTTTTGAAAAAATGTTATCTAATCCTCTAATCACTACCGTTTTGAATACTAATTTTTTTGATATTAAAGATCAGATCCCAACAGATAAAATCTTAATCTATAGTGGTCCAATTGATCAATACTTTGATTATAAGTTTGGCAAACTAGAATATAGAACCCTTCGTTTTGAAAAAGAGTCACATCCTTATGATGACTTTCAGGGAACTTCTGTTATGAATTATGCGGAAGAGACTGTTCCATTTACTAGAATTCATGAGCCAAGGCATCTACATCCAGAACGCACTTATGGAAATTCGACATTAACAATTAAGGAATTTTCATCACTGGATGATGGATCAAATCCATATTATCCTATCAATGACAAAAAGAACACGGAGTTGGTGAAGGATTATCGGAAAGAGGCTGAAGGGCTAAACAATGTATTTATTAGCGGCAGACTCGGCGATTATAAATACTTCGACATGCATGAAACAATTGATGCAGCTCTGACACTTTTTGAAAACAAAATTTCACCAAGACTTAAGTAG